In Calonectris borealis chromosome 10, bCalBor7.hap1.2, whole genome shotgun sequence, a single genomic region encodes these proteins:
- the ALAS1 gene encoding 5-aminolevulinate synthase, non-specific, mitochondrial produces MEAVVRRCPFLARVSQAFLQKAGPSLLLYAQHCPRMMEAAPPAAARALATSAARGQQAEEETPAARREAKNAKEVAHQNTDGSQPPAGHPPAGASQSSATKCPFLAAQMNHKNSSVFCKASLELQEDVQEMQADRKGTEFAKIPTTSTVRNIETEGEEWSGLLKNFKDTVLKQRPESVSHLLQDNLPKSVSTFQYDQFFEKKIDEKKKDHTYRVFKTVNRKAQIFPMADDYTDSLITKKEVSVWCSNDYLGMSRHPRVCGAVMDTLKQHGAGAGGTRNISGTSKFHVDLEKELADLHGKDAALLFSSCFVANDSTLFTLAKMLPGCEIYSDSGNHASMIQGIRNSRVPKHIFRHNDVNHLRELLKKSDLSTPKIVAFETVHSMDGAVCPLEELCDVAHEHGAITFVDEVHAVGLYGARGGGIGDRDGIMHKMDIISGTLGKAFGCVGGYISSTSSLIDTVRSYAAGFIFTTSLPPMLLAGALESVRTLKSAEGQVLRRQHQRNVKLMRQMLMDAGLPVVHCPSHIIPIRVADAAKNTEICDKLMSQHSIYVQAINYPTVPRGEELLRIAPTPHHTPQMMSYFLEKLLATWKDVGLELKPHSSAECNFCRRPLHFEMMSERERSYFSGMSKLVSVSA; encoded by the exons ATGGAGGCGGTGGTGCGGCGCTGCCCGTTCCTGGCCCGCGTCTCGCAGGCCTTCCTGCAGAAGGCCGGGCCCTCCCTGCTCCTCTACGCCCAGCACTGCCCCCGGATGATGGaggcggcccccccggccgccgcccgcgccctgGCCACGTCCGCCGCCCGCGGGCAGCAGGCGGAGGAGGAGACCCCCGCGGCCCGCCGGG AGGCCAAAAATGCCAAAGAGGTGGCCCACCAGAATACAGATGGATCCCAGCCACCTGCTGGCCACCCACCTGCTGGTGCTAGCCAGAGCTCTGCTACCAAATGCCCATTCCTGGCAGCTCAGATGAATCACAAGAACAGTAGTGTTTTCTGCAAAGCCAGCCTAGAACTCCAAGAGGATGTGCAGGAAATGCAGGCGGACAGGAAAG GTACAGAATTTGCCAAAATACCAACTACTTCCACAGTGAGGAACATTGAGACTGAGGGAGAAGAGTGGAGCGGCTTGCTCAAGAACTTTAAGGATACTGTGCTGAAGCAAAGACCAGAAAGTGTCTCTCATCTGCTTCAGGATAACTTGCCAAAAT CTGTATCCACCTTCCAGTATGATCAGTTCTTTGAGAAAAAGATAGATGAAAAGAAGAAGGATCACACCTACCGAGTGTTCAAAACAGTGAACCGAAAGGCACAGATCTTTCCCATGGCAGATGACTATACTGATTCTCTAATCACCAAGAAGGAGGTGTCTGTTTGGTGCAGCAATGATTACCTGGGGATGAGTCGTCACCCTCGTGTCTGTGGAGCCGTTAT GGATACACTGAAACAACATGGTGCTGGAGCGGGAGGCacaagaaatatttcaggaaCAAGTAAATTTCATGTTGATTTGGAAAAAGAACTAGCTGATCTTCATGGAAAAGATGCAGCACTGTTGTTCTCATCTTGCTTTGTAGCCAATGACTCCACCCTCTTTACTCTAGCTAAGATGCTGCCAG GCTGTGAGATCTACTCTGATTCTGGAAACCATGCCTCCATGATCCAGGGGATCCGAAACAGCAGGGTGCCAAAACACATATTTCGCCATAACGATGTCAATCATCTTCGAGAACTATTGAAGAAGTCTGATCTGTCTACCCCTAAAATTGTTGCATTTGAAACTGTTCACTCAATGGATG GTGCAGTCTGTCCTCTGGAAGAGCTGTGTGACGTGGCCCACGAGCATGGAGCAATCACTTTTGTGGATGAAGTGCATGCTGTGGGGCTGTATGGAGCTCGAGGTGGTGGTATTGGAGACCGGGATGGAATCATGCACAAGATGGACATTATCTCTGGAACGCTTG gcaAAGCATTTGGCTGTGTAGGAGGATACATCTCCAGTACAAGTTCTCTGATAGACACTGTTCGTTCGTATGCTGCTGGCTTTATTTTCACAACGTCCCTGCCACCCATGCTCTTAGCTGGTGCCCTAGAATCCGTCCGAACTCTGAAGAGTGCAGAGGGGCAAGTTCTGAGGCGCCAGCACCAACGCAATGTGAAGCTTATGAGACAGATGCTGATGGATGCGGGGCTTCCTGTGGTGCACTGCCCCAGTCACATCATTCCAATAAGG GTTGCAGATGCTGCTAAAAATACAGAGATCTGTGACAAGCTGATGAGCCAGCACAGCATCTATGTCCAAGCAATCAACTACCCCACAGTTCCCCGTGGAGAAGAGCTGCTACGTATTGCCCCTACGCCTCACCACACCCCTCAGATGATGAGTTACTTTCTCG AAAAACTGCTGGCCACATGGAAGGACGTTGGTCTGGAGCTGAAACCACATTCGTCAGCTGAATGCAACTTCTGTAGAAGACCCCTGCATTTTGAAATGATGAGTGAACGGGAAAGATCCTACTTCAGTGGCATGAGCAAACTAGTGTCTGTCAGTGCATGA